The proteins below come from a single Chryseobacterium bernardetii genomic window:
- a CDS encoding aminotransferase class IV — MENQYFTSDALNVKNRAFLWGDAVKVSFFVRDGRLIMDEECYFFLMASMRKMRMNIPLTYTLEFFQSLFQKEVIDEKGIQNGIINFQVFRNQDAVTLAKSSISYFYEVEETEDMLAVYHRPLELDLIKEINVNNNLLSNIRVHCPENIYGAIYAQENDLDDVILLNPNKRIARTTSGNLLFMEGDVIKVPKQTEGAYISPLMENFVTFLHKNNLADIQEHEIIAFESQKAEEILMISDEKGIFSVGKIRNKTFETSRFTELVESWKKSFNS; from the coding sequence TTGGAAAATCAATATTTTACATCAGACGCATTGAATGTGAAGAACAGAGCCTTTCTTTGGGGCGATGCAGTGAAGGTTTCTTTCTTTGTAAGAGACGGCAGATTGATCATGGATGAAGAATGTTATTTCTTCCTGATGGCTTCCATGAGAAAGATGAGAATGAATATTCCTCTAACCTATACATTGGAGTTTTTCCAGTCACTGTTCCAAAAGGAAGTTATAGATGAGAAAGGAATACAGAACGGGATTATCAATTTCCAGGTATTTAGAAATCAGGATGCAGTAACATTAGCAAAATCCTCAATTTCCTATTTTTATGAAGTAGAAGAAACGGAAGATATGCTGGCGGTTTATCATAGACCTCTGGAGCTGGACCTCATTAAGGAAATTAACGTGAATAATAACCTTTTAAGCAATATAAGGGTGCACTGTCCGGAAAATATCTACGGAGCAATTTATGCCCAGGAAAATGATCTTGATGATGTGATCCTTTTAAATCCCAATAAAAGAATTGCCCGTACTACTTCAGGTAACCTTTTATTTATGGAAGGAGATGTCATTAAAGTTCCAAAGCAGACAGAAGGGGCCTACATTTCTCCTTTAATGGAAAACTTCGTTACTTTTTTACATAAAAATAACCTGGCGGATATCCAGGAACACGAGATTATTGCATTCGAATCTCAGAAAGCGGAAGAGATTTTAATGATTTCTGATGAGAAAGGCATATTTTCTGTAGGTAAAATAAGGAATAAGACCTTTGAAACTTCCCGATTTACAGAATTGGTAGAAAGTTGGAAAAAGAGTTTTAATTCATAA
- a CDS encoding YqgE/AlgH family protein, whose amino-acid sequence MNHSYKGKILISTPDISGDIFSRSVVLVIEHNESGAFGLILNKKNSQMSSKFKDFFDFKIEVYDGGPVENDKVFFIVKGDEKVTEIYTDITDEYYLTEDIERIINAVLANELDIHNVKIFSGYSGWAPNQLDSEVQRKMWTVVDVYNLDYTLPNDQTLWKSIMQNLGGEFLLWANSPEDISLN is encoded by the coding sequence ATGAATCACTCATACAAAGGTAAAATATTAATCTCGACACCTGACATTTCCGGCGATATTTTTTCCCGATCGGTAGTATTGGTTATTGAACATAATGAAAGCGGAGCTTTTGGATTGATCCTGAATAAAAAAAACAGCCAGATGAGCAGTAAATTCAAGGATTTCTTTGATTTTAAAATCGAGGTATATGATGGTGGCCCTGTGGAAAATGACAAGGTATTTTTTATAGTGAAAGGTGATGAAAAAGTAACTGAAATATACACAGACATCACTGATGAATATTATCTTACCGAAGATATTGAACGTATCATCAATGCTGTATTAGCCAATGAACTGGACATTCACAATGTAAAAATCTTTTCAGGATATTCCGGTTGGGCCCCGAATCAACTGGACAGTGAAGTTCAGAGAAAAATGTGGACCGTAGTGGATGTTTACAACCTTGATTATACTCTTCCGAATGACCAGACCTTGTGGAAATCCATCATGCAGAACCTTGGTGGAGAATTTTTACTTTGGGCCAACTCCCCTGAGGATATTTCATTAAATTAA
- a CDS encoding lysylphosphatidylglycerol synthase transmembrane domain-containing protein, with product MEKTSKSPLKSILTIVISLAFAGFFLWLALRGLDFKVIKQSLAKANYLWVLFASVFGLLAYWFRAIRWNLMLEPMGHRISNSNSLWSISFGYLMNLTIPRSGEVARATALYGVEKVPVDKSFGTIILERVVDLICMLCFLGLTLLFKYEAILSFYENSGVTINPNKILFVLAVLIGGTVLFFAFKKKLANVPFLGKIVNFIDGIFQGLTTIFKLKQKGKFIVYTLGIWICYYFAAYLVCFALPETSAFTFADGFFIIVVGTLGMIIPASGGIGAYNLAMKYGFMALFISVGKSADLGGEMGLTYSFISLPLQIVIMLVMGLISIPMLAKARNEAASKKEFY from the coding sequence ATGGAGAAAACATCAAAAAGTCCTTTAAAATCAATACTTACAATAGTAATATCGCTTGCTTTTGCAGGCTTTTTTTTATGGCTTGCCTTACGTGGTCTTGATTTTAAAGTGATTAAGCAGTCATTGGCTAAGGCCAACTATCTTTGGGTACTGTTTGCTTCCGTGTTTGGGCTTTTGGCATATTGGTTCAGAGCAATTCGCTGGAATCTGATGCTGGAGCCAATGGGGCACAGGATTTCCAATTCCAATTCACTCTGGTCCATTTCATTTGGATATCTCATGAACCTTACGATTCCCAGAAGTGGTGAGGTGGCAAGAGCTACAGCGTTATATGGTGTGGAAAAAGTACCTGTAGATAAATCTTTCGGAACTATTATCCTGGAAAGGGTAGTGGATTTGATATGTATGCTTTGTTTCCTTGGTCTGACATTATTGTTTAAATATGAAGCAATTCTGTCATTCTATGAAAATTCTGGGGTTACAATCAACCCTAATAAAATTTTATTTGTTCTTGCTGTATTAATAGGAGGTACCGTTTTATTTTTTGCCTTTAAAAAGAAGTTGGCGAACGTTCCGTTTTTAGGGAAGATTGTTAATTTTATTGATGGTATTTTTCAGGGGCTAACTACTATTTTTAAGCTGAAACAAAAAGGAAAGTTCATAGTATATACATTAGGAATCTGGATTTGCTATTATTTTGCAGCATATCTTGTGTGCTTTGCACTTCCTGAAACTTCAGCATTTACCTTCGCAGACGGTTTCTTCATTATTGTTGTAGGAACACTTGGGATGATTATCCCCGCAAGTGGAGGAATTGGAGCCTATAATCTGGCTATGAAGTATGGCTTTATGGCTTTATTTATCTCAGTAGGAAAAAGTGCTGATCTTGGTGGTGAAATGGGACTTACCTATTCTTTTATTTCTCTGCCGCTTCAGATAGTTATTATGCTGGTAATGGGACTTATTTCTATTCCGATGCTGGCAAAAGCAAGAAATGAAGCTGCTTCTAAGAAAGAATTTTACTAG
- the panD gene encoding aspartate 1-decarboxylase — translation MLIEVFKSKIHRVRVTASDLNYIGSITIDEDLIEAAGLVVGERVYIVNVNNGERFDTYVIKGKRKSGEVCLNGPAARKVQKDDIIIIIAYAQMTPEEAKDFQPKIVFPDEKTNLLT, via the coding sequence ATGTTAATAGAAGTTTTCAAGTCCAAGATCCATAGGGTAAGAGTTACAGCCTCAGACCTTAATTATATAGGAAGTATAACGATAGATGAAGATCTGATTGAAGCTGCCGGATTGGTAGTGGGAGAAAGGGTTTATATCGTCAATGTAAATAACGGAGAACGTTTTGATACCTATGTTATCAAAGGGAAAAGAAAATCCGGAGAAGTATGTCTTAACGGGCCGGCTGCAAGAAAGGTACAGAAGGATGATATCATCATCATTATTGCTTATGCACAGATGACGCCTGAAGAAGCAAAAGACTTCCAGCCGAAGATCGTTTTCCCGGATGAAAAAACAAACCTTCTTACCTAG
- a CDS encoding HU family DNA-binding protein has protein sequence MNKSELIDAIAKDAGITKVAAKAALESFISNVTSTLKKKDGKVSLVGFGTFSVAERAARQGINPATKKPIKIAAKKVAKFKAGADLSNAVSGAKKK, from the coding sequence ATGAACAAGTCTGAATTAATCGACGCAATCGCAAAAGATGCAGGTATCACTAAAGTTGCAGCAAAAGCTGCTTTAGAATCTTTCATTTCTAACGTAACTTCTACTTTAAAGAAAAAAGACGGAAAAGTTTCTTTAGTAGGTTTCGGTACTTTCTCAGTAGCTGAGAGAGCAGCTAGACAAGGGATCAACCCTGCAACTAAAAAACCAATCAAAATTGCTGCTAAAAAAGTTGCTAAGTTTAAGGCTGGAGCTGATTTATCAAACGCAGTTTCTGGTGCTAAGAAAAAATAA
- a CDS encoding N-acetylmuramoyl-L-alanine amidase family protein has translation MKGTTLLALSIFSTVFLSFTPLNKKYIVIDAGHGGNDHGAVFGNFNEKDITLSIAKEIQKLNGNHDEYEVILIRNEDTYPSLSERTNQINTLNPEMVISLHVNTSPQKETSIHGTELYVQNSEESKKLAGKIYKKFKVRKIEERSNLHILRETKAPAVLVELGFINNTADRTYITSENGQKEIAQKFVDIINGN, from the coding sequence ATGAAAGGTACTACATTACTTGCTTTATCAATCTTTTCGACCGTTTTTTTATCATTTACTCCTCTTAACAAGAAATACATTGTCATAGACGCCGGCCATGGCGGAAATGATCATGGCGCTGTATTTGGTAATTTTAATGAAAAAGATATCACATTAAGTATTGCAAAGGAAATACAAAAACTTAATGGAAATCACGATGAATATGAGGTGATTTTAATAAGAAATGAAGATACTTATCCCAGCCTTTCGGAAAGAACCAATCAAATTAATACACTGAACCCTGAAATGGTAATTTCACTTCATGTTAATACTTCTCCTCAGAAGGAGACTTCTATACATGGTACAGAACTGTATGTTCAAAATTCAGAAGAATCTAAGAAACTGGCAGGGAAAATTTATAAAAAATTTAAGGTCCGTAAAATTGAGGAGCGTAGCAACCTTCATATTTTAAGAGAAACAAAAGCTCCTGCCGTACTGGTTGAATTAGGCTTCATCAACAATACTGCAGACAGGACTTACATTACCAGTGAAAACGGCCAAAAAGAAATCGCACAGAAATTTGTTGACATCATCAACGGAAACTAA
- the pdxH gene encoding pyridoxamine 5'-phosphate oxidase: protein MENLHDKRKVYDRSQLIESEIKQNPIEQFRDWFLDASESPEVSEANAMALSTVEEDGCPRTRMVLLKAYTHEGFIFYTNYNSRKGKAIQNNHKACLHFFWPSLERQIIIKADLEKVAENLSDGYFHSRPKGSQLGAVVSPQSQEIPDREFLERKLKELEKEYENTEVPRPAHWGGYIAKPYEIEFWQGRPNRLHDRIIYQLEDLDWKISRLAP, encoded by the coding sequence ATGGAAAACCTGCACGACAAAAGAAAAGTGTACGATAGATCCCAACTTATTGAAAGTGAGATAAAACAAAATCCGATTGAGCAGTTTAGAGACTGGTTCTTGGATGCAAGTGAGAGCCCTGAAGTTTCAGAAGCTAATGCTATGGCGCTTTCTACAGTGGAGGAAGATGGCTGTCCCAGAACAAGAATGGTATTGTTGAAGGCATACACTCACGAAGGATTTATTTTCTATACCAACTATAACAGCAGAAAAGGAAAGGCAATTCAGAATAACCATAAAGCATGCCTTCATTTTTTCTGGCCCAGCCTGGAAAGACAGATCATTATCAAAGCTGATCTTGAAAAAGTTGCAGAGAACCTAAGTGACGGTTATTTTCATTCCAGGCCCAAGGGAAGCCAGCTAGGGGCTGTAGTTTCTCCACAAAGCCAGGAAATTCCTGATCGTGAGTTTCTGGAAAGAAAATTAAAAGAGCTGGAAAAAGAATACGAAAACACAGAAGTTCCAAGACCGGCTCACTGGGGCGGATATATTGCAAAACCTTACGAAATAGAATTCTGGCAGGGAAGGCCTAATCGCTTACATGATAGAATTATATATCAGTTAGAAGACCTGGATTGGAAGATTTCAAGGTTGGCTCCATAG
- a CDS encoding START-like domain-containing protein, which yields MAKHKVHYEFPMHCLSEILYEYLATAEGLSEWFADEVTEKGDDFFFSWGGGPAEKATLIRYKPEGFVRFRWEEDEGTKNFFEMTIVIDDITEDLSLNITDFCEEGDEDENAMYWENLIENLRIKLGAA from the coding sequence ATGGCGAAACATAAAGTCCATTACGAATTTCCAATGCATTGTTTATCAGAGATTTTATATGAATATCTGGCTACTGCAGAGGGGTTGTCTGAATGGTTTGCGGATGAGGTTACAGAGAAAGGCGATGATTTCTTTTTTAGCTGGGGTGGAGGACCTGCTGAAAAGGCCACTTTGATCAGATATAAGCCCGAAGGTTTCGTGCGTTTCAGATGGGAAGAAGACGAAGGAACTAAAAACTTCTTTGAAATGACAATCGTAATAGATGATATTACAGAAGATCTGTCACTGAATATTACTGATTTCTGTGAAGAAGGTGATGAAGATGAAAACGCAATGTATTGGGAAAATCTTATTGAAAACCTTAGAATAAAATTAGGTGCTGCATAA